In a genomic window of Methanocalculus natronophilus:
- a CDS encoding ATP-binding cassette domain-containing protein, giving the protein MHTITILPGHDRHGDPEGFDAIHIAPGDTLSIVGPTGSGKSALINDIEVFAQGDTATGRTILLDGAPPPESSVRDPAKKPIALITQTTKCLADLRVEEFLGMHLRARKITDTGLVEKAIRLANEFTGEPIRPDCRISSLSGGQTRSLLVADAVIISGAPIILLDEVENAGIFRDRVITCLKKTNTSVIFVTHDPLVSLMSDKRIVMGNGAVKTILEPDGSEAAVLKQVTEIDAYLSDLRERLRAGEILGEAVPQA; this is encoded by the coding sequence ATGCATACGATCACCATCCTCCCCGGCCATGATCGACATGGCGACCCTGAAGGGTTTGATGCCATCCATATCGCACCCGGCGACACCCTCTCAATCGTCGGGCCAACCGGATCAGGCAAAAGCGCTCTTATCAATGACATCGAGGTCTTTGCACAGGGCGATACCGCTACCGGCAGAACCATTCTCCTTGATGGCGCACCTCCCCCGGAATCATCTGTCAGGGATCCTGCAAAGAAACCGATTGCCCTCATCACCCAGACCACGAAATGCTTAGCCGATCTGAGGGTGGAAGAGTTCCTGGGGATGCATCTCCGTGCCAGGAAAATTACAGACACAGGCCTGGTTGAGAAAGCAATCCGTCTTGCAAACGAGTTTACAGGGGAGCCGATCCGGCCCGATTGCCGGATCTCCTCTCTCTCCGGCGGCCAGACGAGATCCCTCCTTGTTGCGGATGCAGTCATCATCTCAGGCGCCCCGATCATCCTCCTCGATGAAGTGGAGAACGCAGGAATCTTCCGTGACCGTGTCATAACCTGCCTCAAAAAGACAAATACCTCCGTCATCTTCGTCACCCATGACCCGCTTGTTTCACTGATGTCAGACAAAAGGATAGTGATGGGGAACGGTGCGGTGAAGACGATCCTTGAGCCGGATGGATCTGAGGCGGCGGTTCTGAAGCAGGTGACTGAGATCGACGCATACCTCTCTGATCTCAGGGAACGGCTCAGGGCAGGCGAGATCCTGGGCGAAGCGGTACCACAGGCATGA
- a CDS encoding GTP-binding protein, producing MKLIIVAGPPSTGKTAIIRQIISNLPKNSVAYLKIDVVYATEDTEIAGEFGIPAKKVISGDLCPDHAGIMVLSDAFAWAEKEGADYLIVESAGLCLRCTPYTTESLGIAVLSAISGTHSPYKMSPMIALADVAVVTRIDLVSQAEKEVFREAIRDVAPGVEIIETNAPIGTGLRYLMKIINDLAPVRDQAAVKLRGSPPLGVCTVCVGKKEIGWENHFGVVRRLDGAGTLFRGE from the coding sequence ATGAAACTGATCATTGTCGCCGGGCCGCCATCGACCGGAAAAACCGCAATAATCAGGCAGATAATCAGCAATCTCCCAAAGAATTCCGTTGCCTACCTCAAGATAGATGTCGTATATGCAACCGAGGATACAGAGATTGCAGGCGAATTCGGGATACCTGCAAAAAAAGTGATATCAGGCGACCTCTGCCCGGACCATGCCGGGATCATGGTCCTCTCTGACGCCTTTGCCTGGGCAGAAAAGGAGGGTGCAGACTACCTGATCGTGGAATCGGCAGGTCTCTGCCTCAGGTGCACCCCCTACACAACCGAATCACTCGGAATTGCGGTTCTCTCCGCAATATCGGGAACCCATTCCCCCTACAAGATGAGCCCGATGATCGCGCTTGCTGATGTCGCAGTCGTCACCAGGATCGATCTCGTCTCACAGGCAGAAAAGGAAGTATTCCGCGAGGCGATCCGGGATGTGGCACCAGGTGTTGAGATCATCGAGACAAACGCCCCGATCGGCACAGGGCTGCGGTACCTGATGAAGATCATCAACGACCTTGCACCAGTCAGAGACCAGGCAGCAGTCAAACTCAGGGGCAGTCCTCCGCTTGGTGTCTGCACCGTCTGTGTCGGGAAAAAAGAGATCGGCTGGGAGAACCATTTCGGCGTTGTCCGCAGGCTTGATGGCGCCGGTACACTCTTCCGGGGGGAATAG
- a CDS encoding (Fe-S)-binding protein — MTWTPPGKDCGLCGADSCIAFSSLVAAGAKKLVECPFYEEERKKRYISKTDRNTADLLGHSFDFILHPFPGEISTRKDVVPFRADLVEKWEIKTGDLVIGRPAGAGCPITHALRVTAADPVSGIISCHVTSPIEAREEEYLDIVAYHVHAFEGIAEVIGREPTFGLKQRFQPGYCLMGISHTGVVNMVIMTDDGLRVRVEGIGL, encoded by the coding sequence ATGACCTGGACACCCCCTGGTAAAGACTGCGGCCTCTGCGGAGCAGATTCCTGCATTGCATTCTCCTCACTTGTTGCTGCGGGTGCAAAGAAACTTGTAGAATGCCCCTTTTACGAAGAGGAGAGGAAAAAAAGGTACATTTCAAAGACAGACCGGAATACAGCAGATCTCCTCGGCCACAGTTTTGACTTTATCCTCCATCCCTTCCCAGGTGAAATCTCAACCAGAAAGGATGTCGTCCCGTTCAGGGCGGATCTCGTTGAAAAATGGGAGATAAAAACCGGAGATCTCGTCATCGGGAGACCGGCAGGCGCCGGATGCCCGATCACCCATGCACTCAGGGTGACAGCAGCAGATCCGGTAAGCGGGATCATCTCCTGCCATGTCACAAGCCCGATTGAGGCGCGGGAAGAAGAGTATCTCGATATTGTGGCATACCATGTCCATGCATTTGAAGGTATAGCCGAAGTGATCGGCCGCGAACCGACATTCGGGCTGAAGCAGCGGTTCCAACCCGGATACTGCCTGATGGGGATCTCACACACCGGTGTTGTGAATATGGTTATCATGACTGACGACGGACTCCGTGTCAGGGTAGAGGGGATCGGACTGTGA
- a CDS encoding methanogenesis marker 16 metalloprotein: protein MKTRAVISQKIRDGDAVVIPAPEFKKRVRDGERFTPDDVDVVTCGTFGVMSGTYAVLTIPVAEPGAFRKAGKIFLNGVPAYPGPCPNERLGLVDCIVYGTAHRDERYGGGHLFSDLVSGKAIEVLAEADGKDYSSTVTLSDCGFARLQTTRSAFRNYTGFIFEHEGVLPTIFSATGLHGPAREISVSGCGEINPVENDPGLRYLQPGVPVLVNGGTGIIIGTGTRSTTERSNLAVAADMDGMAPGMMGGCVTSDGPECLTSVAAAVPVTDEATLRWLLVLDEDIPLPIAGITRRQPIGSSHYGRIWQGTDRGVRVQEERCLACEPCQARRICPSDAVREDHTIDRSRCLACGACASVCEGKVYTIELGSVLVGEQEIPVTFRQSDRTRAERLCRQLARQIMDGSFQMPEGP, encoded by the coding sequence GTGAAGACCAGAGCCGTGATCAGCCAGAAGATACGGGACGGGGATGCTGTTGTCATCCCTGCTCCCGAATTCAAAAAAAGGGTGCGGGATGGAGAAAGATTCACACCAGACGATGTTGATGTCGTCACCTGCGGGACATTCGGGGTGATGTCAGGGACGTATGCAGTCCTGACAATCCCGGTTGCAGAGCCGGGTGCATTCAGAAAAGCCGGGAAAATCTTCCTGAACGGGGTGCCTGCATATCCCGGCCCATGCCCCAATGAGCGGCTTGGGCTTGTTGACTGTATCGTCTATGGAACAGCGCACCGTGACGAGCGGTATGGGGGAGGCCATCTCTTTTCCGATCTCGTCTCCGGGAAGGCGATCGAGGTTCTGGCTGAAGCAGACGGGAAGGACTATTCCAGTACGGTCACCCTCTCTGACTGTGGTTTTGCCAGGCTCCAGACCACGCGGTCCGCATTCAGAAACTATACAGGCTTTATTTTTGAACATGAAGGCGTTCTTCCGACGATCTTCTCGGCAACCGGGCTGCATGGGCCTGCCAGGGAGATCTCGGTCTCAGGATGCGGCGAGATCAACCCGGTGGAGAATGATCCCGGTCTCCGGTACCTCCAGCCCGGTGTACCGGTCCTTGTGAATGGTGGAACCGGAATCATCATCGGCACCGGGACACGATCCACCACAGAACGGTCAAACCTTGCCGTTGCAGCTGATATGGATGGTATGGCGCCCGGCATGATGGGAGGATGCGTCACGTCAGACGGCCCGGAATGCCTCACGTCTGTTGCAGCTGCGGTTCCCGTGACAGATGAAGCAACTCTCAGATGGTTGTTGGTGCTTGACGAGGATATCCCACTCCCCATTGCCGGGATCACCAGGAGACAGCCCATCGGATCGTCCCATTATGGCAGGATCTGGCAGGGGACAGACCGGGGAGTCCGGGTGCAGGAAGAGAGGTGTCTTGCCTGCGAACCCTGCCAGGCACGACGGATCTGCCCCTCAGACGCAGTCAGGGAAGACCATACCATTGACCGGTCACGCTGCCTTGCCTGTGGCGCCTGCGCCTCGGTCTGCGAGGGGAAGGTATACACCATAGAGCTTGGATCTGTTCTGGTTGGTGAGCAGGAGATCCCGGTCACCTTCCGCCAGTCCGATCGGACCCGTGCCGAACGGCTCTGCAGGCAGCTTGCGAGGCAGATCATGGATGGATCGTTTCAAATGCCGGAGGGGCCATGA
- a CDS encoding cysteate synthase has product MTHMLSCPVCRSTFPDQGELTCPGGHPGLLRAIYPEERLVLRDEPGLFRYQSWLPVREIPNTGAGPVTFRSVGFARETGLSELWIGFSGYAPGRGAHVPTCSFKELEAWPTLQRVRETGGGTLVVASAGNTGRAFAEVADAMNQPVLLVIPKRALERIWTTKPARNTILVAVNGDYSDAIALADRICTLPGYTPEGGAKNVARRDGMGTVFLDAACTIGRIPDHYIQAVGSGTGAIAAWEAALRLVADGRFGGTLPRLHLAQNLPFIPLKSAWDARRREIVPELDMPHAEDAIRAVNADVLTNRKPPYAVPGGLYDALSDCGGAMYGITNHDARQAGDLFEATEGIDPDPAAAVACAALLAAVDQGDLPENACILLNITGGGYKAVPLKHTVQPVETVQPGEMPSFLAGEEDV; this is encoded by the coding sequence ATGACCCATATGCTCTCCTGCCCGGTCTGCAGATCCACCTTTCCGGATCAGGGCGAACTGACCTGCCCTGGGGGACATCCCGGCCTTCTCAGGGCAATCTATCCTGAAGAGAGACTGGTGCTTCGTGATGAGCCCGGCCTCTTCAGGTATCAGAGCTGGCTCCCGGTGAGGGAGATCCCAAATACGGGTGCAGGTCCAGTCACCTTCCGTTCTGTTGGGTTTGCCCGTGAGACGGGGCTGTCAGAACTCTGGATCGGATTCTCAGGCTATGCTCCGGGGAGAGGCGCCCATGTACCCACCTGTTCGTTCAAGGAACTGGAGGCATGGCCGACACTGCAGCGGGTCAGGGAGACGGGAGGCGGCACCCTCGTTGTCGCATCTGCCGGAAACACCGGGAGGGCTTTTGCCGAGGTTGCCGATGCAATGAACCAGCCTGTCCTGCTCGTCATCCCAAAACGGGCGCTGGAACGTATCTGGACAACAAAGCCTGCGAGGAATACCATCCTGGTTGCCGTGAACGGCGACTACTCGGATGCTATCGCACTTGCAGACCGGATCTGCACGCTCCCAGGCTATACCCCCGAAGGCGGTGCAAAAAATGTTGCCCGCCGCGACGGGATGGGGACCGTCTTCCTTGATGCAGCCTGCACAATCGGCAGGATACCCGACCACTACATCCAGGCAGTCGGGAGCGGGACAGGCGCAATCGCCGCATGGGAGGCAGCGCTCCGGCTTGTTGCGGACGGCCGGTTCGGCGGGACGCTGCCCCGCCTGCACCTGGCCCAGAATCTCCCTTTCATCCCGCTCAAATCCGCCTGGGATGCCCGGAGGCGTGAGATAGTTCCTGAACTTGATATGCCGCATGCAGAAGATGCGATCAGGGCTGTCAATGCCGATGTCCTGACAAACAGAAAACCACCCTATGCCGTGCCTGGCGGCCTGTATGATGCGCTCTCGGACTGCGGCGGAGCAATGTATGGGATCACAAACCATGATGCCAGGCAGGCGGGAGATCTCTTTGAGGCTACCGAGGGAATAGACCCCGATCCGGCAGCAGCAGTCGCCTGCGCAGCCCTGCTGGCCGCAGTCGATCAGGGAGATCTTCCAGAGAATGCCTGTATTCTTTTGAATATCACCGGCGGGGGATACAAGGCAGTTCCTCTGAAACATACCGTGCAGCCGGTTGAGACCGTGCAGCCCGGTGAAATGCCGTCTTTCCTGGCAGGAGAAGAAGATGTCTGA